The following nucleotide sequence is from Paroedura picta isolate Pp20150507F chromosome 1, Ppicta_v3.0, whole genome shotgun sequence.
taaaaggctgtcttgTAGAGGTTGGAGTAGGGtcgttttctcttgccccggagggacagaccaaaaccattgggatgaaattaattcaaaagaaattccatctaaacatctggaagaagctcctggcagttagagcggtttctcagtggaacaggcttcctcgagaggtggtgggttctccatctttggaaatttttaaactggaTTTTAAGCTGGATAGGCTTCtgacatagaggctgattctataaaggttcaagggggtggcaggttacagtggatgagcgatagggttgtgagtgtcctgcatagggcagggggttggactagatgacccaggatgtcccttccaactctatgattctatgacttgctaTATTTTTTAATGGAGTGGTTCCAGAGGCTGTCCCTTTCTTGTGCTTGTCCCATTTCAGACAGCAAAAACCTACAGAGACAGAAGAAGGTACCGTGCAAATCCAGGAAGGTGAGTAATTCAGCCCCCTCCCACAGTGCCTTTCTCACATTCCATTTTGGAGGACAGTACCAGCTTCCtcaaactctccctagaagctaaaacaaCCAGACTCAGGCTATTATGCGAAGACAGGCAAAAGACAATAATGTTAGGAAAAGAGGGCCTaacatgagatgggttgactcaaCAAAGGAAGCCATGGTCCTCAGTCTTACAAGACCCAAGCAAGGCTGCCAAGAACAGGACGTTTTGGAGGTTGCTAGttcataaggtcaccataagttgggaGTAATCATCCAACTTCCTGTCCCAGTtgcatccttcctcccttcccctaaatTCATTTTTGTTGATtaaatttataccttgcctttctgtcCATATGATGACATTGGCAGAACCAAGACTGTATGAAGATGAGTACAAAATTAGTAAATGAGTACAAAATTAGCAAAAGTCCCTGTGGAAAGTAGCGTTGAGCCAGTGCAGCAGAGGCCCTTGGCCCTTTCCTGTATGCTAATTGCTGAGTGTCCCATACAGATGTTGTCCCAGTTGTTGGCTTGGCTGGCAGTGTGGAAGCAGCTGATAAGCGACAgtgtcccttcccctctcccccccccctttgcggcgtacctttttcttctttccttaagGTGCAGTGGCAACAGGTGAAGATCCCACCAGCGTGGCTATTGCCAGCATCCAGTCAGCCACAACCTTTTCTGACCCAAACATCAAGTACGTCTTCCGAACAGAGAATGGGGGTGCTCAGGTGAGATGTGCTCACTTCTCTCGGCGAGTGGAGTCCTTTCCTCCAGTTTTGACAGTGTGCCTGGAAATGGAGAAAAGTATGGAGTAGTGCATGCCCTGAatggttgttttatttattcattattatattccttccatccatccatccattagttGCCCCTCtcagcattaaaatataaaactaaccTCGAATTATATttgtaaccgctcctgcagagcggataaaataaagcagtaagggctgtgtgggcggaGAGAGGGCGGGGCCTGTCCATGATAgtaactcggaggggccaatcaggagccaaaTAGAATGTGTAGACATATTTTACAGTGCAAGTAAGAATGGAATGGAAAAATCAGTTACACTATGGACTGGAagtggtggttaagaggggcggtttctaatctggcgagttggctTGATTCtgagctcctcctcatgcagccagctgggtcaccttgggctagtcacagccctgttagagctgttctcacagaccaggcctgtcagagctctctcagctcccacctccctcacagggtctctgtcatggggagaggaagggaaggtgattgtaggctgctttgagactcctttgggcagtgaaaagcagggtataaaacccaactcctcttcttccattGCAAAGAACTATGCGTATGACTCCAGTCTCTATGCTGGTGTGATAGTTGACGATGATGATGGCTTGCCTTCTTCCTGTCACAGAAAGATGGTTCCACAGCTTTCCTGGGAGGCCTCTTGTTCAAGTGCTTGGTCAGGTCCTTGTATGCAGTGTGTCCACATCACACACCATCTTGGGACCATCTTTCTCAGCTCTACCCTTTACTAGTATCCAAAACACACCCTGTCTTTCACCCGTTCTATAGAAGACACTAGCGTGCACCCTCTAACAAAAAGAGACTACACTTTACCAGATTTAAATCATGTCACCTCGTGTGAGAACCCTCACACCCTCAAGATGGCCTTGCATTTCCATTTGTAGGGCTCTATTTTCCCTGCCAGGCTTTATGGTTTTCCTTTTGCATAAATTTCCCAGGAATATTTCAGGACTTCAGCAAGGAGTCCTAACTCCCAGGAGATGAGACAGGAGGTATTGAGACGGAGATATCTACGGCGGGCCTGGGTTCTCAGGCTTGCTTCCGGAGACACTCTGAAGAAGTCCTTGTGGTCTTTTCTCTAGCTGATGTATAGGGTGATACAGGTAGCTGAAGGGCAGCTGGACGGGCAGACGGAGGGCTCCGGTGCCATCAGCGGCTATCCTGCCACGCAATCCATGACACAGGTGAGTGCTGCTTGgcttaggcagaaggggaaggggatggaTCGCAGAAGAAGCGCAATCTCGGTCACAAATTAAAGATTGACCACTGCATGTCGGTCAGGAGAGCTTTATTCGTTAccagccaccctgagcctttggcaAAGGGCGGCATATATAGATTATAAATAAACGAAATAGACGTGGCAGCTGAAGGAAACTAcagtttctccccccacccctgtcaaGTCCGTTTCTGTTTTGGCGGCTGCTGGTTGGTGGGGCCAGAGGCAGTTGGCCAGCCCTCTGAAAGACCGTTCTGAGGATATTCTTTCTGTCCTCTTTCACCTGGAAtggcctatagcaggggtggccaaagtgtggctctccaggtgtccatggactacaattgccttgagcatgtgctggaagggcatcatgggaattgtagtccatggacatctagagagccacactttggccacccccggCCTATAGCATtgtactggagggggggggcggcgccTCACTCTTGTCACCTTTGCGTCTTCCCAGGCTGTCATCCAGGGTGCCTTCACCAGCGAAGATGCAGTCGAGACGGAAGCCGCAGCCACCGAGACGCACTACACGTACTACCCTGCCACCGCCGTGGCCGACACCAGCACTTCGGCTGGGGCAGGGACCACGGCCACGGCCGTGGTGACGACCCAGAACTCAGACACCTTGCTCGGGCAGGCCGCGTCAACAGGCACCGGTCAGTCAGGTCGGCTTGTCCGTGAGATGGGCCCAAAGAGCTTCCTCTGGTCTGGCAATGAGCCTCCCTACTCCCTCCCCTCCATATAGCTATCTGGCCTTTGCATTTCGGAGTGGATGTGGGGGGATGCTTCCTtctcagcctcctgtctccccaccGAGGTGGGACAAGTTGTATAAACTAACTGCTGAGGCCAATTCCTCCACTGCACAAAAGGCCCACCTGAATCCCCGGGAAACAAACTCCTTGTGCTTGGTGGGAACCCAGGGCAGTAATGACACTTAGCAAttgctgcagctcctccagggcTGGGCGCCTCTTTCCCTGAAATCCTTTCTCTCGTTCTGAATTTAGGGCAATTCTTTGTCATGATGTCCCCGCAGGAGGTTCTGCAGAGTGGGACGCAGAGGTCCATTGCTCCCAGGACTCACCCCTATTCCCCGTgagtgctcctcctcctccctgctgtcCCCCAGCCGCCCTCCCCTCCCGCTTGGGGCATTGGCCACCAGCATCTCCATTGTTCTCCCTCCTGGGAGCGACGTTAGCAGCACGGTCTTCCACTTGAGTGCACGTGGAGGCTGGCTTGAGAACGAGGGGCCGCTTGGAACCGGGCACTCGAGGGTGGGCCTTGCCTCTGGCTTGCACAAGCAGTAAAGTTGGGtattctctctccacccccccccccccccc
It contains:
- the USF1 gene encoding upstream stimulatory factor 1 isoform X7, whose amino-acid sequence is MKGQQKPTETEEGTVQIQEGAVATGEDPTSVAIASIQSATTFSDPNIKYVFRTENGGAQEYFRTSARSPNSQEMRQELMYRVIQVAEGQLDGQTEGSGAISGYPATQSMTQAVIQGAFTSEDAVETEAAATETHYTYYPATAVADTSTSAGAGTTATAVVTTQNSDTLLGQAASTGTGQFFVMMSPQEVLQSGTQRSIAPRTHPYSPKSEAPRTTRDEKRRAQHNEVERRRRDKINNWIVQLSKIIPDCSMENTKSGQSKGGILSKACDYIQELRQSNLRLSEELQGLDQLQMDNEVLRQQVEELKNKNLILRAQLRQHGVEIIIKDAH
- the USF1 gene encoding upstream stimulatory factor 1 isoform X1 translates to MKGQQKPTETEEGTVQIQEGAVATGEDPTSVAIASIQSATTFSDPNIKYVFRTENGGAQEYFRTSARSPNSQEMRQELMYRVIQVAEGQLDGQTEGSGAISGYPATQSMTQAVIQGAFTSEDAVETEAAATETHYTYYPATAVADTSTSAGAGTTATAVVTTQNSDTLLGQAASTGTGQSGQFFVMMSPQEVLQSGTQRSIAPRTHPYSPKSEAPRTTRDEKRRAQHNEVERRRRDKINNWIVQLSKIIPDCSMENTKSGQHTTKERLLGPFSSYEEGKSKGGILSKACDYIQELRQSNLRLSEELQGLDQLQMDNEVLRQQVEELKNKNLILRAQLRQHGVEIIIKDAH
- the USF1 gene encoding upstream stimulatory factor 1 isoform X6 translates to MKGQQKPTETEEGTVQIQEVATGEDPTSVAIASIQSATTFSDPNIKYVFRTENGGAQLMYRVIQVAEGQLDGQTEGSGAISGYPATQSMTQAVIQGAFTSEDAVETEAAATETHYTYYPATAVADTSTSAGAGTTATAVVTTQNSDTLLGQAASTGTGQSGQFFVMMSPQEVLQSGTQRSIAPRTHPYSPKSEAPRTTRDEKRRAQHNEVERRRRDKINNWIVQLSKIIPDCSMENTKSGQHTTKERLLGPFSSYEEGKSKGGILSKACDYIQELRQSNLRLSEELQGLDQLQMDNEVLRQQVEELKNKNLILRAQLRQHGVEIIIKDAH
- the USF1 gene encoding upstream stimulatory factor 1 isoform X4, giving the protein MKGQQKPTETEEGTVQIQEGAVATGEDPTSVAIASIQSATTFSDPNIKYVFRTENGGAQLMYRVIQVAEGQLDGQTEGSGAISGYPATQSMTQAVIQGAFTSEDAVETEAAATETHYTYYPATAVADTSTSAGAGTTATAVVTTQNSDTLLGQAASTGTGQSGQFFVMMSPQEVLQSGTQRSIAPRTHPYSPKSEAPRTTRDEKRRAQHNEVERRRRDKINNWIVQLSKIIPDCSMENTKSGQHTTKERLLGPFSSYEEGKSKGGILSKACDYIQELRQSNLRLSEELQGLDQLQMDNEVLRQQVEELKNKNLILRAQLRQHGVEIIIKDAH
- the USF1 gene encoding upstream stimulatory factor 1 isoform X2, which gives rise to MKGQQKPTETEEGTVQIQEVATGEDPTSVAIASIQSATTFSDPNIKYVFRTENGGAQEYFRTSARSPNSQEMRQELMYRVIQVAEGQLDGQTEGSGAISGYPATQSMTQAVIQGAFTSEDAVETEAAATETHYTYYPATAVADTSTSAGAGTTATAVVTTQNSDTLLGQAASTGTGQSGQFFVMMSPQEVLQSGTQRSIAPRTHPYSPKSEAPRTTRDEKRRAQHNEVERRRRDKINNWIVQLSKIIPDCSMENTKSGQHTTKERLLGPFSSYEEGKSKGGILSKACDYIQELRQSNLRLSEELQGLDQLQMDNEVLRQQVEELKNKNLILRAQLRQHGVEIIIKDAH
- the USF1 gene encoding upstream stimulatory factor 1 isoform X5, which codes for MKGQQKPTETEEGTVQIQEGAVATGEDPTSVAIASIQSATTFSDPNIKYVFRTENGGAQEYFRTSARSPNSQEMRQELMYRVIQVAEGQLDGQTEGSGAISGYPATQSMTQAVIQGAFTSEDAVETEAAATETHYTYYPATAVADTSTSAGAGTTATAVVTTQNSDTLLGQAASTGTGQSGQFFVMMSPQEVLQSGTQRSIAPRTHPYSPKSEAPRTTRDEKRRAQHNEVERRRRDKINNWIVQLSKIIPDCSMENTKSGQSKGGILSKACDYIQELRQSNLRLSEELQGLDQLQMDNEVLRQQVEELKNKNLILRAQLRQHGVEIIIKDAH
- the USF1 gene encoding upstream stimulatory factor 1 isoform X8, with translation MKGQQKPTETEEGTVQIQEGAVATGEDPTSVAIASIQSATTFSDPNIKYVFRTENGGAQLMYRVIQVAEGQLDGQTEGSGAISGYPATQSMTQAVIQGAFTSEDAVETEAAATETHYTYYPATAVADTSTSAGAGTTATAVVTTQNSDTLLGQAASTGTGQSGQFFVMMSPQEVLQSGTQRSIAPRTHPYSPKSEAPRTTRDEKRRAQHNEVERRRRDKINNWIVQLSKIIPDCSMENTKSGQSKGGILSKACDYIQELRQSNLRLSEELQGLDQLQMDNEVLRQQVEELKNKNLILRAQLRQHGVEIIIKDAH
- the USF1 gene encoding upstream stimulatory factor 1 isoform X9, which gives rise to MKGQQKPTETEEGTVQIQEGAVATGEDPTSVAIASIQSATTFSDPNIKYVFRTENGGAQLMYRVIQVAEGQLDGQTEGSGAISGYPATQSMTQAVIQGAFTSEDAVETEAAATETHYTYYPATAVADTSTSAGAGTTATAVVTTQNSDTLLGQAASTGTGQFFVMMSPQEVLQSGTQRSIAPRTHPYSPKSEAPRTTRDEKRRAQHNEVERRRRDKINNWIVQLSKIIPDCSMENTKSGQSKGGILSKACDYIQELRQSNLRLSEELQGLDQLQMDNEVLRQQVEELKNKNLILRAQLRQHGVEIIIKDAH
- the USF1 gene encoding upstream stimulatory factor 1 isoform X3, giving the protein MKGQQKPTETEEGTVQIQEGAVATGEDPTSVAIASIQSATTFSDPNIKYVFRTENGGAQEYFRTSARSPNSQEMRQELMYRVIQVAEGQLDGQTEGSGAISGYPATQSMTQAVIQGAFTSEDAVETEAAATETHYTYYPATAVADTSTSAGAGTTATAVVTTQNSDTLLGQAASTGTGQFFVMMSPQEVLQSGTQRSIAPRTHPYSPKSEAPRTTRDEKRRAQHNEVERRRRDKINNWIVQLSKIIPDCSMENTKSGQHTTKERLLGPFSSYEEGKSKGGILSKACDYIQELRQSNLRLSEELQGLDQLQMDNEVLRQQVEELKNKNLILRAQLRQHGVEIIIKDAH